One genomic segment of Desulforamulus reducens MI-1 includes these proteins:
- the codY gene encoding GTP-sensing pleiotropic transcriptional regulator CodY yields the protein MKTLLERTRTINKLLQKSAGYPVDFGEIADVLSENIEANCYIIDRRGRALGYKFMPEFACDIMKDIVEGSKRFPEEYNEGLLGVSETHANFCQTYDACVFFEEEKCKGQNKVTTVVPIVGAGSRLGTLVLAKFNQNFTDEDLILAEYGATVVAMEILRARAGRMEEEARKKAAVQIALGTLSYSELDAVQHIFEQLEGDEGVLVASKIADRVGITRSVIVNALRKFESAGVIESKSLGMKGTYIRVLNDRLIEELQRLKHN from the coding sequence ATGAAGACCTTATTGGAAAGAACACGTACAATTAATAAACTATTACAGAAATCTGCTGGTTATCCTGTTGACTTTGGCGAAATCGCAGATGTGTTATCTGAGAACATTGAGGCAAACTGCTATATTATTGACCGTCGTGGTCGGGCCCTTGGCTACAAATTTATGCCAGAGTTTGCCTGTGATATTATGAAAGATATTGTTGAAGGTTCCAAACGTTTTCCTGAGGAATACAACGAAGGACTTTTGGGAGTTAGTGAAACCCATGCAAACTTCTGCCAGACCTATGATGCATGTGTATTCTTTGAGGAAGAAAAGTGTAAGGGTCAAAACAAAGTTACCACTGTGGTTCCCATTGTAGGTGCTGGTTCACGTTTAGGAACCTTGGTGTTGGCTAAGTTTAACCAAAACTTTACTGATGAGGACTTGATCTTGGCCGAATATGGTGCCACGGTAGTTGCTATGGAAATTCTACGTGCAAGGGCAGGAAGAATGGAAGAAGAAGCAAGGAAGAAAGCAGCTGTACAAATTGCCCTCGGTACCTTATCTTACTCTGAATTAGATGCAGTTCAACACATTTTTGAACAATTGGAAGGGGACGAGGGGGTCCTGGTTGCCAGCAAGATTGCTGATAGGGTGGGTATCACGCGGTCAGTTATTGTAAATGCATTGCGTAAATTTGAAAGCGCTGGGGTGATTGAGTCCAAATCCTTGGGAATGAAGGGTACTTACATTCGGGTGTTAAACGATCGTTTGATCGAGGAACTGCAAAGGCTGAAGCACAATTAA
- the frr gene encoding ribosome recycling factor, with protein MVKELISSAEDHMKKSVDVVRREFASLRAGRATPSILDKVTVSYYGTPTPLNQLANISVPEARVLVIQPWDKSVIPEVEKAILKSDVGITPSSDGTVIRLIIPQLTQERRTELVKVIKKKAEEGRVAVRNIRRDTNDSIKAKQKDGIPEDEAKRGQDELQKLTDKYVKEIDEMVKAKEQEIMQV; from the coding sequence ATGGTTAAAGAATTAATCTCTTCTGCGGAAGATCATATGAAGAAGAGTGTAGATGTTGTACGCAGGGAATTTGCTTCTTTGCGTGCCGGTCGGGCAACCCCTTCTATTTTGGATAAGGTAACGGTATCTTATTACGGAACGCCTACCCCTTTAAACCAGCTTGCTAACATTTCTGTTCCGGAAGCACGCGTTTTAGTAATTCAGCCTTGGGATAAAAGTGTAATACCTGAAGTTGAAAAAGCTATTTTAAAATCAGATGTTGGTATAACACCCAGCAGTGATGGAACTGTAATACGTTTAATAATTCCCCAGCTAACACAGGAACGCCGTACTGAGCTAGTTAAAGTTATTAAGAAAAAGGCTGAGGAAGGTCGGGTAGCTGTTCGGAACATTCGCCGTGATACCAATGATAGTATTAAAGCCAAGCAAAAAGATGGTATTCCCGAAGATGAAGCCAAGCGGGGGCAGGACGAATTACAAAAATTAACAGACAAATATGTTAAAGAAATCGACGAAATGGTAAAAGCCAAAGAACAGGAGATTATGCAAGTTTAG
- the rseP gene encoding RIP metalloprotease RseP has translation MQTFIASVAVFGLLIFFHELGHFLVAKKVGIMVHEFSLGFGPKVFGFNRGETRYNLRLLPLGGFVRMAGMDPNEEDDQGIPLDRTFNFKTALQRASVIIAGPLMNFVLAVVLFAVIFTLQGMPYATTEVGEVIKGFPAEKAGLKVGDRIVAVNDNSVEDWNQLVAETNKHPGESLNLTIQRGKEQVKLTLTTVKDVSGQYKIGIKPTQPLMKKLNPLAALAAGTSFTIQVSGLILSFIGQMFTQQAPVDLAGPVGVVNEIGKAAEFGIFQVMQLAAFLSINLGLFNLLPIPALDGSRVLFLLWEKITGRPVEPSKESFIHLIGFGLLLLLMVVITYNDIVNLMFGNR, from the coding sequence ATGCAAACATTTATCGCTTCGGTTGCTGTCTTTGGATTATTAATATTTTTCCATGAGCTAGGCCATTTCCTGGTAGCAAAGAAGGTAGGAATCATGGTTCACGAATTTAGCTTGGGTTTTGGACCTAAGGTTTTTGGATTCAACCGGGGTGAGACCAGGTATAATCTTCGCCTTTTGCCATTGGGCGGTTTTGTTCGAATGGCTGGGATGGACCCCAATGAAGAAGACGATCAAGGGATACCACTTGATCGTACTTTTAACTTCAAAACAGCTTTACAAAGGGCATCTGTAATTATTGCAGGTCCCCTCATGAATTTTGTTTTAGCAGTAGTTTTGTTTGCAGTCATCTTTACCCTTCAAGGGATGCCCTATGCCACAACAGAAGTAGGCGAGGTGATTAAAGGGTTTCCAGCTGAAAAAGCAGGTCTTAAAGTGGGGGATCGAATTGTTGCTGTAAATGATAACTCTGTGGAGGATTGGAACCAGTTGGTTGCAGAAACCAATAAACATCCTGGAGAATCCCTTAATTTAACAATCCAAAGAGGAAAAGAACAGGTAAAATTAACCTTAACCACTGTCAAAGATGTGTCAGGTCAATATAAAATTGGTATTAAACCAACTCAGCCACTGATGAAAAAACTTAATCCGCTGGCTGCTTTAGCGGCTGGAACAAGTTTTACAATTCAGGTGTCAGGGTTAATTCTTTCTTTTATCGGTCAAATGTTTACGCAACAGGCCCCTGTTGATTTAGCAGGACCCGTAGGTGTGGTTAATGAAATTGGTAAGGCAGCAGAGTTTGGTATATTTCAGGTTATGCAATTGGCGGCATTCTTAAGTATTAATCTGGGCTTATTTAATCTCTTACCTATACCAGCTCTGGACGGCAGTCGGGTATTATTTTTGCTTTGGGAAAAAATAACCGGCAGGCCAGTGGAACCATCCAAAGAAAGCTTTATTCATCTTATCGGTTTTGGACTATTATTACTATTGATGGTGGTAATCACATATAACGATATTGTTAATTTAATGTTTGGTAATCGTTAG
- the hslU gene encoding ATP-dependent protease ATPase subunit HslU, with the protein MEALTPRQTVRELDKYIVGQEKAKKAVAVALRNRYRRSKLKEDLIDEVVPKNILMIGPTGVGKTEIARRLAKLVKAPFVKIEATKFTEVGYVGRDVESMVRDLVETSIRMLKQEKVEEVEERAKRLADERIIELLAPYPNRPTQTKNPFEMLFGGVQDTQQEDKSWEQQNSRIKFERETLREKMSRCELEKDYLEIEVEDQSTPMLEVFSNSGVEEMGVNMQDVLGSIFPRKKRKRKVTVEEARKILTQQEAQKLIDMDELTAQAVKRAEDHGIIFLDEIDKIATREGTTGSADVSRGGVQRDILPIVEGSTVMTKYGPVKTDHILFIAAGAFHIAKPSDLIPELQGRFPIRVELESLSRSDFEQILTEPQNSLIKQYTELLGTEGLKIEFSKNSLVEIADIAYTVNEQNENIGARRLHTILEKLLEDVSFEAPELNGQSLTIDSDYVREKLKDVVTNRDLSRYIL; encoded by the coding sequence ATGGAAGCCCTGACGCCACGACAAACCGTAAGAGAGCTTGATAAATATATAGTGGGCCAAGAAAAAGCCAAAAAAGCAGTGGCTGTGGCTTTGCGAAACAGGTACCGTCGCAGTAAGTTGAAAGAAGATTTGATTGATGAGGTTGTACCGAAGAATATTTTAATGATTGGCCCAACGGGCGTAGGTAAAACCGAAATTGCCCGTCGTTTAGCTAAACTGGTAAAAGCCCCTTTTGTTAAAATTGAAGCCACTAAATTTACAGAAGTGGGCTATGTGGGGCGGGATGTAGAATCCATGGTCAGGGATTTGGTCGAAACCTCCATTCGCATGCTTAAGCAAGAAAAAGTAGAAGAAGTGGAAGAACGGGCCAAGCGACTGGCTGATGAAAGAATTATTGAACTTTTAGCACCCTATCCGAACCGGCCTACCCAAACAAAAAATCCCTTTGAAATGCTATTTGGCGGGGTGCAGGATACTCAACAGGAAGATAAATCCTGGGAGCAGCAAAATAGTAGGATTAAGTTTGAGAGGGAAACTCTACGGGAAAAAATGTCCCGCTGTGAGTTAGAAAAAGATTATCTAGAAATTGAAGTGGAAGATCAAAGCACACCTATGCTTGAGGTTTTTAGTAACAGTGGCGTAGAAGAGATGGGCGTTAACATGCAAGACGTGTTAGGGAGTATTTTCCCAAGGAAAAAACGTAAACGCAAGGTCACTGTAGAAGAGGCTCGCAAGATATTAACCCAGCAAGAAGCTCAGAAATTGATCGATATGGATGAATTGACTGCACAGGCGGTGAAGCGTGCAGAAGATCATGGGATTATCTTCCTTGATGAGATTGATAAAATTGCTACAAGGGAAGGGACCACTGGTAGTGCAGATGTATCACGTGGAGGCGTACAAAGGGATATCCTTCCTATTGTGGAAGGATCCACAGTAATGACAAAGTATGGCCCTGTAAAGACAGATCATATCCTTTTCATAGCAGCCGGGGCTTTCCATATAGCAAAACCCTCTGATTTAATTCCAGAGTTACAAGGACGTTTTCCCATCAGGGTAGAGTTAGAAAGCCTGAGCAGAAGTGATTTTGAACAAATTTTAACAGAGCCGCAAAACTCCTTAATCAAACAATACACTGAGTTATTAGGGACTGAAGGACTTAAAATTGAATTTTCTAAAAATTCTCTTGTAGAAATTGCCGATATTGCTTATACTGTAAATGAACAAAATGAAAACATTGGAGCAAGGCGGTTGCACACCATTCTCGAAAAATTATTGGAGGATGTTTCCTTCGAGGCTCCAGAACTTAATGGACAGTCACTCACTATTGACAGTGATTATGTTCGTGAGAAGCTAAAGGATGTTGTAACAAATCGTGATCTTAGTCGTTATATTCTTTAA
- a CDS encoding 4Fe-4S binding protein: MAYKITDECMACGTCLDSCPNNAIEEGDIFKITMACENCGTCLDICPTGAIIEE; the protein is encoded by the coding sequence TTGGCCTATAAAATAACGGATGAGTGTATGGCCTGTGGTACATGCTTGGATTCCTGTCCCAACAATGCCATTGAGGAGGGCGACATATTTAAAATAACCATGGCATGCGAAAACTGTGGCACATGCTTGGATATCTGCCCTACCGGAGCCATTATTGAAGAGTAA
- a CDS encoding isoprenyl transferase yields MLRKITSLFSRPKVTADENTLLQSIDRNKLPQHIAIIMDGNGRWAQRRGMPRSLGHRAGVESLRNIVKLCSEIGIGYLTCYAFSTENWKRPQKEVSYLMDLLVEYLEKEVVELHKNNVRVNAIGRLEELPQRAQEALQAAFQKTKNNTGLTLNLALNYGGRTEITDAVIKIANMVKSNEMEVANINDKLICDSLYTAGMPDPELLIRPSGECRISNFLLWQLAYTEFWLADVMWPDFQRYHLLQAIIGFQRRERRFGGLNKK; encoded by the coding sequence ATGCTGAGAAAGATAACCAGTCTATTTTCTAGACCAAAGGTTACAGCCGATGAAAATACACTTCTTCAATCTATAGACCGAAATAAGCTCCCGCAACATATTGCTATTATTATGGATGGCAACGGACGATGGGCACAACGCAGGGGCATGCCAAGGTCCCTGGGACACCGAGCGGGTGTTGAATCTTTACGAAATATTGTAAAGCTCTGTTCAGAAATTGGTATTGGATATTTAACATGTTATGCATTTTCCACCGAGAACTGGAAACGTCCCCAAAAGGAAGTATCCTATTTAATGGATTTACTGGTGGAATATCTGGAAAAAGAGGTTGTAGAGCTACATAAAAATAATGTTAGAGTAAATGCCATAGGTCGTCTGGAAGAACTGCCCCAAAGGGCCCAGGAGGCATTACAGGCTGCCTTTCAAAAAACAAAAAACAATACCGGGCTAACTTTAAATTTAGCGTTAAACTATGGTGGACGAACGGAAATTACTGATGCAGTTATTAAAATTGCTAACATGGTCAAAAGTAACGAAATGGAAGTTGCCAATATAAATGATAAACTAATTTGTGATTCCCTTTATACCGCAGGTATGCCGGATCCTGAGTTGTTAATCAGACCTTCTGGAGAGTGTAGAATAAGTAATTTTCTTCTCTGGCAGCTTGCTTATACAGAATTTTGGTTGGCAGACGTGATGTGGCCGGATTTTCAACGTTACCATTTATTACAAGCTATCATTGGGTTTCAACGTCGGGAACGGCGATTTGGTGGACTAAACAAAAAGTAG
- the tsf gene encoding translation elongation factor Ts: protein MAEISASMVKELRERTGAGMMDCKKALAEVGGDMEKAIEFLREKGLAAAAKKAGRIAAEGVVESYIHGGGRIGVLVEINCETDFVAKNEDFRGLAKDIAMQIAAAKPEFVRREEVSADKIEKEKEILRAQALNEGKPEKIVEKMVEGRIEKFYKEVCLLEQPFIKDSDKTVQQVINEIIAKIGEKVDVRRFVRYEMGEGLEKRQDDFAAEVAAQIKA, encoded by the coding sequence ATGGCAGAAATTTCTGCAAGCATGGTTAAAGAGTTAAGAGAACGTACTGGTGCAGGTATGATGGATTGTAAAAAGGCTTTAGCTGAAGTGGGCGGGGATATGGAAAAGGCCATTGAGTTTTTGCGTGAAAAGGGTCTTGCTGCTGCTGCTAAAAAAGCTGGTAGAATTGCCGCTGAAGGTGTTGTGGAATCCTACATACATGGTGGCGGTCGTATCGGTGTTTTGGTTGAAATCAACTGTGAAACTGATTTTGTTGCTAAAAACGAAGATTTTCGCGGTTTAGCCAAAGACATTGCTATGCAAATCGCGGCTGCTAAACCTGAGTTCGTGCGCCGGGAGGAAGTTTCTGCAGATAAGATTGAAAAAGAAAAAGAAATCTTAAGAGCACAGGCGTTAAATGAAGGCAAACCAGAAAAAATTGTCGAAAAAATGGTTGAAGGGCGTATTGAGAAATTCTACAAAGAAGTTTGCCTGCTTGAGCAACCCTTTATTAAAGATTCTGACAAAACAGTGCAGCAAGTTATTAACGAAATCATTGCCAAGATCGGCGAAAAAGTTGATGTTCGTCGTTTTGTCCGTTATGAAATGGGAGAAGGCTTAGAAAAGCGTCAAGATGACTTTGCTGCCGAAGTAGCTGCACAAATTAAAGCATAA
- the rpsB gene encoding 30S ribosomal protein S2 translates to MAVISMKQLLEAGVHFGHQTRRWNPKMAPYIFTDRNGIYIIDLQKTVKKVEECYDFVKQLAGEGGTLLFVGTKKQAQEAVKEEAERCGMFFVNQRWLGGMLTNFQTIRNRIDRLHELERMEEDGTFEVLPKKEVAQLLHEKEKLDKFLGGIKNMRRLPGALFVIDPRKERIAVAEARKLGIPIVAIVDTNCDPDEIDYVIPGNDDAIRAVKLLTGKIADAILEGKQGEQVAE, encoded by the coding sequence ATGGCAGTTATCTCCATGAAACAACTACTGGAAGCGGGCGTGCATTTCGGGCACCAGACTCGTCGTTGGAACCCCAAAATGGCCCCCTATATCTTTACTGATCGTAACGGCATTTACATCATTGATTTACAAAAAACCGTTAAGAAAGTTGAAGAGTGCTATGACTTCGTAAAACAGCTGGCTGGTGAAGGTGGCACCCTGCTGTTTGTAGGCACCAAAAAACAAGCTCAAGAAGCTGTTAAAGAAGAAGCTGAACGTTGCGGAATGTTCTTTGTAAATCAGCGTTGGTTGGGTGGTATGTTAACAAACTTCCAAACCATACGTAATCGTATTGATAGATTGCATGAACTGGAGCGCATGGAAGAAGATGGAACCTTTGAGGTTCTGCCCAAAAAGGAAGTTGCTCAACTTCTCCATGAAAAAGAGAAGCTGGATAAATTCCTTGGTGGAATTAAGAATATGCGTCGTCTGCCTGGGGCCCTTTTTGTAATCGATCCCCGGAAGGAACGCATTGCAGTGGCAGAAGCTCGTAAGCTTGGCATTCCTATTGTGGCCATTGTTGATACAAACTGCGATCCTGATGAAATTGATTACGTAATTCCCGGTAACGATGACGCTATTCGGGCAGTAAAACTGCTTACAGGTAAGATTGCTGATGCAATTTTAGAAGGTAAGCAGGGAGAACAAGTCGCAGAGTAG
- the pyrH gene encoding UMP kinase produces the protein MVTPKFRRVILKLSGEALAGQKGYGIDPEVVYSIASQIKDVLEHRVQLAIVVGGGNIWRGISGSTKGMDRATADYMGMLATVINSLALQDALEKIEVDTRVQTSFEMRAVAETYIRRRAIRHMEKGRVVIFAAGTGNPYFSTDTTAALRAAEVEAEIILMAKQVDGVYDADPLKHPGAKRFDELTYIDVLNRGLQVMDSTAVSLCMDNKIPLLVFDLNTEGNIKRAILGERIGTFVGGDLNG, from the coding sequence ATGGTAACTCCCAAGTTTAGGCGGGTCATCCTTAAGTTAAGTGGCGAAGCACTGGCTGGACAAAAAGGATATGGTATTGACCCAGAAGTTGTATACTCAATAGCCAGTCAAATTAAGGATGTTCTTGAACATCGGGTACAACTGGCCATCGTAGTTGGTGGTGGGAATATCTGGCGTGGAATATCCGGTAGCACAAAGGGGATGGATAGAGCTACGGCTGATTATATGGGTATGTTAGCTACTGTTATTAATTCCTTGGCTTTGCAAGATGCCCTGGAAAAAATAGAAGTAGATACTCGCGTACAAACCTCCTTTGAGATGCGAGCAGTGGCAGAGACTTACATCCGTCGTCGGGCAATTCGACATATGGAGAAAGGGCGGGTTGTCATTTTTGCTGCGGGTACCGGGAACCCATATTTTTCAACCGATACCACCGCTGCATTACGTGCAGCAGAGGTAGAAGCTGAAATTATCTTGATGGCAAAGCAGGTTGACGGTGTTTATGATGCGGATCCTTTGAAGCATCCTGGGGCCAAGCGGTTTGATGAACTGACCTATATAGATGTACTTAACCGAGGTCTACAGGTAATGGATTCCACAGCTGTTTCGCTTTGTATGGATAATAAAATCCCGCTATTGGTGTTTGATTTAAATACCGAGGGTAATATTAAAAGAGCAATCTTAGGGGAACGTATAGGTACTTTTGTTGGGGGGGACTTAAATGGTTAA
- the ytvI gene encoding sporulation integral membrane protein YtvI, whose amino-acid sequence MPAWLKTALNLVLAGLLLLVAFFIIDKLSVYFVKGVSFIIPLIVPFVLAIFISFLLEPMVYILQNKIHFSRGPAVALSMFLLIIFFVTIISLLLLRLITELINLSKSIPFIIQEIQYWVEKSLPKLQQLYGELPPSVSNYIQESFRSIADTLQNLLAAALDTLYSTFSAVPGFITIIIVSFLATYFISKDRRSLALHWIKFLPAPYGERSLHVIKEVFNAFISYIKAQGILVSISTFISISGLYIIGADYALTMGLLIGFFDIIPVLGPGTVILPWIVWSIISGEIAFGLKLLVLYIVILVARQLLETKVVADNLGLHPLATLVALFFGFRILGFVGMIVGPILLIAIQAIVKAGIQSPRVK is encoded by the coding sequence TTGCCTGCTTGGCTAAAGACCGCCCTGAATTTAGTTTTGGCCGGTCTGCTTCTTTTAGTGGCGTTCTTTATTATTGATAAGTTATCCGTTTACTTTGTTAAAGGGGTCTCATTTATAATACCTCTCATTGTCCCCTTTGTTCTGGCAATTTTTATTAGCTTTTTGCTGGAGCCTATGGTGTATATTCTGCAAAATAAAATACATTTTTCCAGGGGACCAGCAGTTGCCCTTTCTATGTTTTTGCTTATTATATTTTTTGTTACAATTATTTCATTGTTGCTGTTAAGATTGATTACTGAACTTATAAACCTATCTAAAAGTATTCCTTTTATTATTCAAGAGATTCAGTATTGGGTCGAAAAGTCCCTACCAAAGCTCCAGCAACTATATGGGGAACTACCTCCAAGTGTCTCAAATTATATTCAAGAATCCTTTAGGTCCATAGCGGATACATTGCAGAATCTTTTAGCAGCTGCACTGGATACGTTGTATAGTACCTTCTCTGCTGTTCCAGGTTTTATAACCATCATTATAGTGAGTTTTTTGGCAACCTATTTTATTAGTAAAGACAGAAGGTCATTGGCATTACATTGGATTAAATTTCTTCCTGCACCCTATGGGGAACGAAGTCTACATGTTATTAAAGAAGTGTTCAATGCTTTTATCTCCTACATTAAGGCCCAGGGGATTCTCGTTAGCATTAGCACTTTTATTAGCATATCAGGTTTATACATAATAGGGGCAGATTATGCCCTAACAATGGGTCTTTTGATTGGCTTTTTTGATATTATTCCTGTTTTGGGGCCCGGGACGGTAATACTCCCTTGGATAGTGTGGTCCATAATCTCTGGGGAAATAGCTTTTGGCCTAAAATTATTGGTCTTATATATTGTTATTCTTGTGGCAAGGCAACTGTTGGAAACGAAGGTTGTGGCGGATAACCTTGGATTACATCCCTTAGCGACTCTGGTGGCATTGTTTTTTGGGTTTAGAATATTAGGCTTTGTAGGAATGATCGTTGGCCCAATTTTGTTAATTGCCATCCAAGCAATAGTAAAAGCAGGAATTCAAAGCCCAAGGGTGAAATAA
- the hslV gene encoding ATP-dependent protease subunit HslV has translation MFHATTIVAVKRGTKVAVAGDGQVTFGQNTIMKHTARKVRRLHNGQVLAGFAGSVADAFTLFEKFEGKLEEYHGNLMRAAVELAKAWRTDKYLRTLEAMLIVANQEHLLVLSGNGEVIEPDEGVTAIGSGGPYALAAARALTKHTNLSPKDITYEALNLAADICVYTNKNIVVEEI, from the coding sequence ATGTTTCACGCAACGACCATTGTTGCTGTAAAGAGAGGTACCAAGGTTGCCGTAGCCGGTGATGGGCAGGTTACCTTTGGACAAAATACGATCATGAAACATACTGCCAGAAAAGTGAGACGCTTGCATAATGGTCAAGTTTTGGCAGGTTTTGCCGGGTCGGTGGCAGACGCCTTTACGCTATTTGAAAAGTTTGAGGGAAAATTGGAAGAGTATCATGGTAACCTAATGAGGGCTGCTGTGGAATTGGCCAAAGCCTGGCGTACTGACAAATACCTGCGCACGCTGGAGGCCATGCTGATTGTGGCCAATCAAGAACATCTGTTGGTTTTGTCAGGTAACGGAGAAGTTATTGAGCCGGATGAAGGAGTAACAGCCATAGGTTCCGGCGGTCCTTATGCATTGGCAGCTGCCAGAGCACTCACAAAACACACCAATCTTTCGCCTAAAGATATAACCTATGAGGCTCTAAATTTGGCCGCAGATATTTGTGTCTACACTAATAAAAATATTGTTGTTGAGGAAATTTAA
- a CDS encoding phosphatidate cytidylyltransferase, producing the protein MDKLLHLRVLSAVIGIPVIVLAAWFGDWVLWLLALSVFTMAGFEISDILKGLKLNPSKWMIQIGGLFIFTSAYLYKDEYLGLMYVFLVIVSLIMMAFLYPRVYPVDVFGNLVAVLYLGNLIFFYLTRELENGFMWLLLLLAATWISDTFAYFVGRSLGRHKLAPVLSPKKTVEGAIGGVLGSALTAYIFGIYQQGGSVGIVVVLGVLIGIAALLGDLVESALKRQAGIKDSGQIIPGHGGFMDRFDSLLFTAPLVYYVVSLFII; encoded by the coding sequence GTGGACAAATTGTTGCACCTGCGAGTGCTAAGCGCAGTCATAGGAATACCAGTAATAGTTTTAGCAGCTTGGTTTGGTGATTGGGTACTGTGGTTACTTGCTCTTTCTGTTTTTACAATGGCTGGTTTTGAGATATCGGATATTCTCAAGGGACTAAAGCTTAATCCTTCCAAATGGATGATACAAATTGGTGGTTTATTTATTTTCACCAGTGCATATCTATATAAAGATGAATACCTAGGACTGATGTATGTCTTTTTGGTAATAGTCAGTTTAATAATGATGGCCTTCTTATATCCTCGTGTATACCCTGTTGATGTGTTCGGTAATTTAGTTGCAGTTTTGTATTTAGGCAATTTAATTTTCTTTTATTTGACACGTGAATTGGAAAACGGCTTTATGTGGCTTCTATTGTTATTGGCAGCCACTTGGATCAGTGATACATTTGCCTATTTTGTAGGACGTTCTTTGGGTAGACATAAACTTGCACCGGTACTAAGCCCCAAAAAGACCGTTGAGGGGGCAATTGGAGGGGTTTTGGGTTCCGCCCTAACAGCCTATATCTTTGGTATCTATCAGCAAGGGGGTTCAGTGGGGATAGTGGTTGTCCTTGGCGTTCTTATTGGTATAGCTGCTTTACTTGGAGATTTAGTGGAATCAGCCCTGAAAAGACAGGCTGGCATAAAGGACTCTGGGCAGATTATACCAGGCCATGGCGGGTTCATGGATCGCTTTGATAGTTTGCTGTTTACGGCACCCTTGGTATACTATGTTGTTAGTTTGTTTATAATTTAA
- a CDS encoding 1-deoxy-D-xylulose-5-phosphate reductoisomerase encodes MKQISILGSTGSIGRQTLEVVNSFPEELNVVALAAGRNRELFLEQCKAYKPLLVSLQLEEDALWLKEHLIKEKLRPEIRYGLDGLVAVATCHEAVVVVTALSGAIGLVPTCAAIKASKKIALANKETLVAAGQYVTKLAEEYKVEILPVDSEHSAIWQCLHGENRSAIRKIQLTASGGPFRQLNRQELENVTPEMALKHPNWSMGQKITIDSATLMNKGLEVIEAKWLFGVDYDDINVVVHPQSVIHSMVEYGDGSLLAHLGMPDMRIPIQYALSYPERWFNHLPKLNLTELKGLTFEEPDTNRFPSLSLAYQAGKIGGTAPAVLNAANEVAVHAFLAGQIKFMQIPSIVKRTLNEHQFQGSPVLEEILEIDGWAREEANKIIRNC; translated from the coding sequence ATGAAACAGATATCTATTTTAGGAAGTACCGGCTCGATTGGCAGGCAGACCCTGGAAGTTGTAAATAGTTTCCCGGAAGAACTTAATGTGGTAGCCTTAGCTGCAGGCAGAAACCGTGAGTTGTTTTTGGAACAATGTAAAGCCTATAAACCCCTTTTAGTTTCCCTTCAGTTAGAAGAAGATGCTCTTTGGCTTAAAGAGCATCTGATAAAGGAGAAGTTAAGGCCTGAAATTCGTTATGGTTTAGATGGTCTGGTGGCGGTGGCCACTTGTCATGAAGCAGTTGTAGTTGTAACCGCGCTAAGTGGGGCCATTGGTTTAGTTCCCACCTGTGCTGCCATCAAAGCAAGTAAGAAAATTGCACTGGCAAACAAAGAAACTCTGGTGGCAGCGGGACAATATGTTACTAAACTGGCAGAAGAATATAAGGTTGAAATTTTACCTGTGGATAGTGAACATTCCGCTATTTGGCAGTGCTTACATGGGGAAAATAGATCAGCGATAAGAAAAATCCAACTGACAGCCTCTGGTGGTCCTTTTCGCCAATTAAACAGACAAGAACTTGAAAATGTCACGCCAGAGATGGCCCTGAAACATCCCAATTGGTCCATGGGACAAAAAATCACCATCGACTCCGCTACTTTAATGAACAAAGGATTAGAAGTTATAGAAGCCAAATGGCTTTTTGGTGTTGACTACGACGATATTAATGTAGTGGTTCATCCCCAGAGTGTTATTCATTCCATGGTTGAATATGGCGATGGTTCATTGCTTGCTCACCTTGGCATGCCAGATATGAGAATACCCATTCAATATGCCCTTAGTTACCCAGAACGTTGGTTTAACCATTTACCTAAGTTAAATCTAACAGAACTTAAGGGGCTAACCTTCGAAGAACCAGATACAAATAGGTTTCCTTCCCTGTCATTGGCTTATCAGGCTGGGAAAATAGGAGGTACAGCACCGGCAGTTTTAAACGCTGCCAACGAAGTAGCTGTTCATGCATTTCTGGCGGGACAAATAAAATTTATGCAAATTCCCTCCATTGTTAAACGAACTTTAAACGAACATCAATTTCAGGGGTCTCCTGTCCTAGAGGAGATTCTTGAAATTGATGGTTGGGCAAGGGAAGAGGCAAACAAAATCATTAGAAATTGTTAG